The Cucumis melo cultivar AY chromosome 5, USDA_Cmelo_AY_1.0, whole genome shotgun sequence genome has a segment encoding these proteins:
- the LOC127143767 gene encoding S-protein homolog 5-like, which produces MKKKKFLGTILLLFSFSAFSFIVFIVQPDRLYLHGVIFEVRVINGFKNNSSLPLVIWCSSKESDLGGRALQEHDDFSWKVTTKLWKSNQFSCTVKWDAKRKSFDAFKVPRDFYRCGNFKKCSWLVTEDGFYFSPDEINWKKDFQW; this is translated from the coding sequence atgaagaagaaaaagtttcTAGGCACCATCCTCCTCCTTTTCTCCTTCTCAGCATTCTCATTCATCGTGTTCATCGTACAACCAGATAGGTTATACCTACACGGGGTCATTTTTGAGGTTCGCGTCATCAATGGCTTCAAAAACAACTCCTCTTTGCCTTTAGTGATATGGTGTTCATCAAAAGAGAGTGATTTGGGAGGAAGGGCTTTGCAAGAACATGATGATTTCAGCTGGAAAGTAACAACAAAACTTTGGAAGAGCAACCAATTCTCTTGTACCGTGAAATGGGATGCCAAAAGGAAATCCTTTGATGCCTTTAAGGTTCCTAGGGACTTTTATCGATGTGGGAATTTCAAGAAATGTTCTTGGTTGGTTACTGAAGATGGCTTCTATTTTAGCCCTGATGAGATTAATTGGAAAAAGGATTTTCAATGGTGA